Below is a window of Rhodopseudomonas sp. P2A-2r DNA.
GCCATCGACGATGGCGCCGAGGTGGTGATCCTCGGCGGCGCGGCACTGGCCGGGCTTGCGGCGCGAATCCAGCACGACGTACCGGTGCCGGTGCTCTGTTCCGTCGAAGTCGGAACCCGTGCGGCCATCGCCGCAGCAAATGAGACATCGTTTCGGCGCGCCGACCCACCGGCGCTCGACAGCACCGGCCTCGGCGCCGAACTGGCAGCATTGCTGCGGCAGACACGCGAACCATAATCGGCTAAACCGTCTGCGTGATCGGCCTGTCATGACAAACCGTTAGGCTCCCGCTCGCGATAACCCCATCAAGGAGCAGATTATGGATTTGAGACCAGGCGATGTCGTCATGCTGAAGTCCGGCGGTCATCCGCTGACCGTGGCCGAAGTCAACCAGACCTCGGTCGTGTGCATGTGGATGGGCGACGAAGGCGACCTGTTCCGCGAGACGCTGCCGCTGGCGGTGCTCGAGGTTCTCGAAGTCGACGAAACCGACGAAACCGACGACGAAGAAGAAGATGAAGAAGACGAGTCCGCCAAGGTTGCGTGATTCCAGGCAAGGTTGTCGTCACCCGGCTTGCGCGCAATTGCGCGCCGGCCGGGCGATGCCACCTCAGGAAGTGGCTCCTACAGCAGATGGTCGGCGCTGAACCGGGCCACCGTCGTATCGGCGATGGCCGTCATGGCCTCCGGTTCGAGCGGGAAGTCCTGCGCCAGCCAGGCGTCTTCCGCCAGCGCGATGACTTGGCCGAGTGCCGGCCCCTGGCAATGCCGCGCGCGATGAAGTCGGCCGCCTTCAACGGGAATTTCGGCGCGGTCCAGCGCTCAGGCAAGGTGACAAGGATTTTCCAGGGAGCGGGATCGACGCTTGATCCGGCACGCGCCCAGGCCAGCATGACCCGGTTGCGGTAGCGCTCCTCGCCGAGGCGATACAGCCGGCGCCGCGCCGTGGCTTCATCCATTCCCCGGAGCCGCCACCAGCGATGCCCCATGGAATCCAGTGCCCTGGTTTCGCCATTGGTCAGTCGCAAGCGCGTCGCAAGCCGTTTGGCGTCCTCGGTGACCGCTACGCCGAGCGCGCCGAGCCGCAAAATCGGATCGGCCGTCCAGCCCAGCGCCGCTTCCGCGGCCAGCATCGCCGCGAACGGTCCGGTATAGGCAACGCCGCCGAAAATCTGCAGCAGCAGCCCGCCATCGGCCATCGCCTGCACGGCCGCCATCGCGCCATCCGCGACCAGCAGTTTCAGCATTTCCATGCGCACACGCTCGGCGGAGAGGCCGGCCATGCCGGCGTGTCCGCGGATGCAGGCGAGCAGGCCTGCGCGTTCCGGCTCACCGGCGCCATACATCGCGTGGATGCGGAAGAAGCGCAGGATGCGCAGATAGTCCTCGGCAATGCGGCGGTCGGGATCGCCGATGAAGCGCACACGCCTGTCTGCAATGTCTTCCAGCCCGCCGACATGGTCGTGCACCACGCCGTCTGACGACACCGAAAGGCCGTTGATGGTGAAGTCGCGGCGCTCGGCATCGCGTACCCAGTCGCGACCGAACGCGACTGTCGCCTTGCGGCCGAAGGTCTCGACATCCTCGCGCAGCGTGGTGATCTCGAACGGCTGGCCGTCCACCACCAGCGTCACCGTGCCATGCGCGATGCCGGTCGGTACGCTCTTGATCTTCGCAGCCGCTGCGCGGCGGATCACTTCGTCGGGCAGTGCCGTGGTGGCGATATCGATGTCGCCGATCGGCAGCCGCATCAGCGCGTTGCGCACCGCGCCTCCGACGACACGCGCTTCCTCGCCGCCGCCATTGAGCAGCGCCAGCACGCGGGCCGCCGCGCCGGAGGTAAGCCAGGGCGCGTCATGGAGCACACGCGCGTCGGTCATTTCTCGACCCCGGGCACCAGCCTGCCGTTCTCGATATGCGCGGGAATGTAGGTCGAACTCGGCGGCGCACCCGAGAAGTTCGCAAGCAGCACCAGGCTGAGAATGGTCAGCAGCAGGGCCGCGATCGCCAGCTTGACGAGCACATGGACCGGCCACGACGTCTGCACCAGCACGCCGTTCCTGCTGGCCAGCAGGAACACGGCATAGAGCGCGAACGGAATCAGAAAGATGCCGATTTCCGTGAGGACCGGACGGATCATGGCAGGCAAATCCGTTCATACAGCACGCGCAGGATGCCTGCGGTCGCGCCCCAGATATAACGTTCCTCGAATGGCATCGCGTAATAGGAGCGCTCCGCGCCGCGGAATTCCTTGCTGTGCAGCTGATGATTGGCCGGATTCATCAGGAACGCCAGCGGCACCTCGAAGGCACTTTCGACTTCATTTTCGTTGACGCGCAGCGTGAAGCCGGGCTTGACCCGCGCCACCGTCGGCAGGATGCGGAAGCCGAAGGCGGTGCCGTAGAGATCGAGATAGCCGATCGGTTCGACATAGGAGCGGTCAAGCCCGACCTCCTCCTCGGCCTCGCGCAAGGCGGCGTCGAGCGGCGAAGCGTCTGATGCGTCGATCTTGCCGCCGGGAAAGGCGACCTGCCCGGCATGGTCGTTGAGATGCGCGGCGCGCTGCGTCAGCAAAATGGTCGGCTGTTCGTGCTGGACCACCGCGATCAGCACAGCGGCGGGCCGGATCGGCTGTTCGGCGGCGATGATCTGCAACATGCGGTCAGTGCCGGCGTCGCCGGACACCGGCACAACGGCGGCGTCGGTGAGGCCGGCAGGTACGTCGAAGTTCAATCGCGCCCGGGCGCGGTTGAAGAATTCCACAAAATTCAAATCTGACGAGGGTCTGTCCGCGGCAGTCGCGTCCGTCGTCAGCAACGACTCACTCAAGGCGCTTCCCTCATTTGCTCCGTATCCGCCATTGCGAAGAACTCACCCGCGGAGGCGATTCCAAACATCGCCTTGCCATCGACCACCCGCTCCTCGCCCATGTCAACCAGATCGTAATAGACCGCGCGCGTCACTTTCGCCCACAGCTCGGCTCTGACGTGGAGATAAGGCACCAGCCCGCCATCGGCCGCCATCTCGAAGCGAAGCCGATGCGCCGAATCGCAGACCACCCAGTCGTCCACATTGGTGCGAAACCGCAGCAGTTGGCCGCCCGCATCCTGCTCCCTGACCATCTCCACCGCCAGGAACGGTGCATCATCGACGGTGATGCCGACCTTCTCCACCGGGGTCACGAGAAAGTGCTTGCCGTCCTCGACCTTCAAGATCGACGAGAACAGCCGCACCAGCGCCGGGCGGCCGATCGGCGTTCCCAGGTAGAACCAGGTGCCGTCGGCAGCGATTCTCATGTCGAGATCGCCGCAGAACGGCGGATTCCACAGATGCACCGGCGGCAAGCCCTTCCCGGCTTTACCGCCCGCAGCGGCATCTCTGGCTGCATTGGTCAGCCCGTCGAGGCCTTGGGTCGCGATCTGCCCTTGCTTCGCCATTGTTTGCCCTGAGTTTGAGACTGCCGCTGGCACGATTGCTGCAAGTTCTCGGTTGCGGTGTTCTGATCCAACTCGCCGTATCGTGATGCGATCCATAGCTGCCGCCGGATAAGGTGGGGATAGTTTAATTCAACAAATACATGGCCTTCGCTAGAGTTTAGCATGAGGTTCATGGCAAGACGACGCCATCGGTGGCGTTTCACGCGAAGGAGCAACGGATGGCTGGCGACAGTGTCGAAAAACTGGAAGACGTGATCATCCGTTCCGCCGAGCAGGTCGCAGGACAGATGCGCGCGGCCAAGGAAGCGATCGCCACTGTGATCTTCGGCCAGGACAAGGTCGTCGAGAACACGCTGGTGACGATTCTGTCCGGCGGCCATGCGCTGCTGATCGGCGTCCCCGGCCTCGCCAAGACCAAGCTGGTCGAGACGCTCGGCGTGACACTGGGCCTCGACGCCAAGCGTATCCAGTTCACGCCGGACCTGATGCCGTCCGACATTCTCGGCGCCGAAGTGCTCGACGAGAGCGGCACCGGCAAGCGTTCGTTCCGCTTCATCGCCGGTCCGGTGTTCGCGCAACTGCTGATGGCCGACGAGATCAACCGCGCCAGCCCGCGCACCCAGTCGGCGCTGCTGCAGGCGATGCAGGAGCAGCACATCACCGTGGCCGGCGCACGGCACGACCTGCCGAAGCCGTTCCATGTGCTGGCGACGCAGAACCCGCTGGAGCAGGAAGGCACCTATCCGCTGCCGGAAGCCCAGCTCGACCGCTTCCTGATGGAAATCGACGTCGACTATCCCGACCGCGACGCCGAGCGCCGCATCCTGTTCGAAACCACCGGCGCCGATGAGACCATCGCCAAGGCCGCCATCACCTCCGATGTGCTGATCACCGCGCAGCGCCTGGTGCGTCGCCTGCCGGTCGGCGACAGCGTGGTGGAAGCGATCCTGACGCTGGTGCGCTCGGCGCGTCCTGGTCCCGACGCCGGCGATGCCGGCAAGCTGATCGCCTGGGGCCCCGGACCGCGCGCCAGCCAGTCGCTAATGCTCGCCGTACGCGCCAAGGCGCTGCTCGACGGCCGTCTTGCGCCGTCGATCGACGATGTGCTCGATCTCGCCGAGCCCATTCTCAAGCACCGCATGGCGCTGACCTTCCCGGCGCGCGCCGAGGGCCGCACCATTCCCGACGTGATCCGTCAGTTGAAGAAACGGATCGGTTGATGGCAGCAACGGCGGAGCAGGCCAGCCACGAAGCCATCGCAGTCCGACGCGCCGACGGGGAGAGCCGCTCGCTCGCCGCGACGCTGCCGCGTCTGGTGCTCGAGGCCCGCCGCATCGCCGCCAATGTGATCCACGGCCTGCACGGCCGCCGTCGCGCCGGCTCCGGCGAAAGCTTCTGGCAGTATCGCCGCTTCGTCTCCGGCGAGCCGGCGCAGAACGTCGACTGGCGGCGCTCGGCACGCGACGATCATCTCTATGTGCGCGAGCTCGAATGGGAAGCCGCGCACACCATCTGGCTGTGGCCCGACCGGTCGCTATCGATGGCGTTCGCCTCGAAGCAGGCGCGCGACAGCAAGCTGGAGCGCGCGCTGATCGTCACCTTCGCGCTGGCAGAACTGCTGGTGGCCGGCGGCGAACGCGTCGGCATTCCCGGCCTGATGAATCCCACCGCCAGCCGCGGCGTGCTCGACAAGATGGCGCAGGCGATCCTGCACGACACCGGCGCACGCGACAGCCTGCCGCCGTCCTTCGTGCCGGCGGCGCTGGCCGAGATCGTGGTGCTGTCCGACTTCTGGTCGCCGATGTCCGAGATCAGGACCATGCTGGCCGGCCTGTCGGCCTCCGGCGCGCACGGCACGCTGGTGCAGGTAGTCGATCCCGCCGAAGAGAGCTTTCCCTATTCCGGACGCGTCGAATTCATCGAGCCCGAAACCGGTCAGCTGATCACCGCCGGCCGCGCCGAAAGATGGGCGGAGGACTACGTCAACCGCGTCGCCATCCATCGCGACCAGATCCGCGCCGAGGCCGACAAGCTGGGCTGGATGTTCTCCACCCACACCACCAGCCGTTCGGCGGCAGAGCTGCTGCTATTCCTGCACAACGGCATGATGGTCAACAAAGGCAACAGCGGCGGCGCCGTCGTCAAGGCAGGACGGATCGCATGATGGCAGCCTTCCCCTCGCTTTCGCCCAGCCGCTGCTGCTGCTAGGTCTCGTCAGCCTTCCGGTGCTGTGGTGGCTGCTGCGGGTGATGCCGCCGCGGCCGCAGCGCGTGTCGTTTCCGCCGACCCGGCTGCTGTTCGAGATCGCGCCGAAGGAAGAAACCCCGTCACGCTCGCCGTGGTGGCTGACGCTGCTGCGCCTGCTCGCCGCAGCGCTGATCATCTTCGCCGCCGCCGGCCCGATCTGGAATCCGCAGACCGGCGCGACCGCCAGCAAGGCGCCGCTGGTGATCCTGCTCGATGACGGCTGGAGTGCCGCGTCGAGCTGGGATGCGCGCATCCGGGCCGCCGACGAGTTGATCGCCAATGCCGACAGCGATCGCCGCGGCGTCGCCTTGGTGCCGCTGTCGGAGCCGACCCGCGACATCACTTTGCTGCCGGGCGGCACCGCGCGCGTGGCGCTGCGCCAGCTGGCGCCAAAGCCCTATGCGGTCGAGCGGGTCGAGACGTTGCCGGCCATCGAACGCTTCCTGAAAGCCACCGGCGACAGCGAGCTGGTGTGGCTGTCCGACGGCGTCGACACCGGCCGCGGCACCGAATTCTCTGAAGGTCTCGGCAAGGTCATCGGCGACCGCACGCTGACGATCTATGACGGCGGTGCGGCGCCGGCCCATGCGCTGGCCGCCGCGGAGAACGCCGCGGCCAAGATGACCGTCAAGGTGCTGCGCGCCAGCGCCGGCGGACTCGATAGCGGCGTGGTGCGCGGGCTGGACCAGAAGGGCTCGCCGATCGGCGAGGCCAAGTTCACCTTCGCGCCGCAGGAGCGCGAGACCGAAGCCGCATTCGAACTGCCCGTGGAATTGCGCAACGACATCGCGCGGCTCGAAATTTCCGGCGAGCGCTCGGCCGGCGCGGTGCAACTGCTCGACAAGCGCTGGCGCCGCCGCGCCATCGGCATCGTCTCCGGCGCCACCACCGATACCGCGCAGCCGCTGCTGGCCTCGACCTTCTACCTGACCCGTGCGCTGGCGCCGTTCGCGGATGTGCGACTCGGCGACCGCGGCGCGCCGCAGCAGGCCATCGCCCAGTTCCTCGACCAGAAACTGCCGATGATCGTGCTCGCCGATGTCGGCACGCTGTCGCCGGAAATCCGCGAGCGCATTAACGCCTGGATCGCGCAGGGCGGCGTGCTGGTGCGCTTCGCCGGTCCCCGCCTCGCCCAGGCCGACGATGATCTGGTGCCGGTCAAACTGCGCCGCGGCGGACGCAGCCTCGGCGGCAGCCTCACCTGGGAGAAGCCGCAGCATCTGGCGTCGTTCGCCGCCGACAGTCCGTTCGCCGGCCTCGCCGTTCCCCCGATGTCACCATCAACCGTCAGGTGCTCGCCGAGCCCGACGCGGCGCTGGCGACCCGGACCTGGGCCTCTTTGGTCGACGGCACCCCGCTGGTGACCGGCGAACATCGCGGCAAGGGCTTGGTCACTCTGTTCCACGTCAGCGCCGACATGCGCTGGTCCGACCTGCCGCTGTCCGGCACCTTCGTGGAGATGCTGCGCCGGATCGTCGATATCTCCGGCTACACCTCGACTCCCGGCCCGGGCGTCGCTGCGGAGACCGGCACCGAAACGGTGGCGCCGCTGCGCACGCTGGACGGCTTTGGCGCGTTCGGCCCGCCCCTCCACCGCCAAGCCGCTGCCCGCCGACTTCCGCGACCGCGCCACGGTCGAACATCCGCCCGGCTTCTACGGCCCCGCCGACGGACCGCTCGCCGTCAATGCGCT
It encodes the following:
- a CDS encoding AAA family ATPase, with translation MAGDSVEKLEDVIIRSAEQVAGQMRAAKEAIATVIFGQDKVVENTLVTILSGGHALLIGVPGLAKTKLVETLGVTLGLDAKRIQFTPDLMPSDILGAEVLDESGTGKRSFRFIAGPVFAQLLMADEINRASPRTQSALLQAMQEQHITVAGARHDLPKPFHVLATQNPLEQEGTYPLPEAQLDRFLMEIDVDYPDRDAERRILFETTGADETIAKAAITSDVLITAQRLVRRLPVGDSVVEAILTLVRSARPGPDAGDAGKLIAWGPGPRASQSLMLAVRAKALLDGRLAPSIDDVLDLAEPILKHRMALTFPARAEGRTIPDVIRQLKKRIG
- a CDS encoding DUF58 domain-containing protein yields the protein MAATAEQASHEAIAVRRADGESRSLAATLPRLVLEARRIAANVIHGLHGRRRAGSGESFWQYRRFVSGEPAQNVDWRRSARDDHLYVRELEWEAAHTIWLWPDRSLSMAFASKQARDSKLERALIVTFALAELLVAGGERVGIPGLMNPTASRGVLDKMAQAILHDTGARDSLPPSFVPAALAEIVVLSDFWSPMSEIRTMLAGLSASGAHGTLVQVVDPAEESFPYSGRVEFIEPETGQLITAGRAERWAEDYVNRVAIHRDQIRAEADKLGWMFSTHTTSRSAAELLLFLHNGMMVNKGNSGGAVVKAGRIA
- a CDS encoding DUF1285 domain-containing protein: MAKQGQIATQGLDGLTNAARDAAAGGKAGKGLPPVHLWNPPFCGDLDMRIAADGTWFYLGTPIGRPALVRLFSSILKVEDGKHFLVTPVEKVGITVDDAPFLAVEMVREQDAGGQLLRFRTNVDDWVVCDSAHRLRFEMAADGGLVPYLHVRAELWAKVTRAVYYDLVDMGEERVVDGKAMFGIASAGEFFAMADTEQMREAP
- a CDS encoding CoA pyrophosphatase, with amino-acid sequence MNFVEFFNRARARLNFDVPAGLTDAAVVPVSGDAGTDRMLQIIAAEQPIRPAAVLIAVVQHEQPTILLTQRAAHLNDHAGQVAFPGGKIDASDASPLDAALREAEEEVGLDRSYVEPIGYLDLYGTAFGFRILPTVARVKPGFTLRVNENEVESAFEVPLAFLMNPANHQLHSKEFRGAERSYYAMPFEERYIWGATAGILRVLYERICLP
- a CDS encoding YodC family protein; this translates as MDLRPGDVVMLKSGGHPLTVAEVNQTSVVCMWMGDEGDLFRETLPLAVLEVLEVDETDETDDEEEDEEDESAKVA
- a CDS encoding DUF6111 family protein: MIRPVLTEIGIFLIPFALYAVFLLASRNGVLVQTSWPVHVLVKLAIAALLLTILSLVLLANFSGAPPSSTYIPAHIENGRLVPGVEK